ATTGAGAACCACATCACCATTACCCAATTCTTCCCCCTCCTGTGCGTGAACTTGCACTATCTGATCCCCAGAGGCATGCTCCGCTTCCTCCTCCGAAAGGGTCTGAAACTCGTCCTCTGCCTCCAAATCCATACCATTCTTCAAAAGGTTAGCATTGATAGCATCCATCTCCTTGTCAATATCCTTCATAACATCATCTGTTAACTCATCCTGCTTCTCCACCATTCCTTGCACCTCAAGTAAACCCTTTTCCACGTCAATAGTCTCCATAATCCCCTCTGTTGCCTCCGCCTGGGCTTAGCGAGCTCTAGTTGGAATCCTGCAGACGCCAAATTCACGTCCCCAGTATCAGTACTCTTAATCTCACCTTCTTCTCGAATTTCCTGAGGGAAAAACCTCTGGCTTTGCGCTTCACGTGCCTGCGCTGAAGACAGTTTAGTTTGTACCTCATAAACCCCGCTTTCTCCCCCTGTAACACCCCTCCTCCCATCTCCTCTGCGTGCATTCTTGTACCGAGAGCTCTCACTATCTCCTCTGTAGTTTCCATGATGATTAGGAGGTCTCCGGGATCCTCGTTCCGCGACCTTAACCCATTTAGAATCTGGTTCTTCATGCATCTTGCCCTTACCCTTCCCGTAATACTCCCTATTATCTCTTTCCTTATTTTGTGGACCCATATTGCCATTTATGACCACCCCTTTATAGCTTCTAGCTCTATCATCATAGTGCTTCCCATCAGGCCAGACCCCAGTGCCTTCTCTGGTTTCTCTTTTCCGCTCTGGACTGATCTTTGAGTTCTTCACATCAAGTGGACATAATTCATCCTTGTGACATAGACTGCCACAAAGCTTGCAATAACCAAAAAGTTTCTCATATCGCAGTGACACCGCCGCTTCCTCACCATCATAGAACTCTCCACCTTTAAAATCTACTGTAGTTTCAAAGCACAGCTCCTTGAAAGCATCCACCACCACTTGGACCCGATTATGAACCGCATCCACCGCAACCACCCGTCCCAAAGcgcctccaatactctcaaAGGTAGGAACCGTCCTGAATTCAAGCGGTATCCCAATGACTTTAATCCAGAACATGATCTCTGAAGGGAAAGACCTTGACTGTCGTGGTTGCCACTTCGCCAAGGAGAGCATCCAGTAATCGAAGTGGTAAGGTTGGTGCTTCAGCACCACATCGAGTTCCTCTTCAGTCCTGAAGTCGAACTGGAATTTCCCAAATCCCAAATCAGTTCCCGTGACCCTCTCCTCCAATTTCCAAATCTTCAGAAGGTTTGTGAACAACGCGTTCATCTCTTGTTCATCCGGATTCATACACCTCCCAATCAACGTTTTGGCGTAGGTTTTGATCAGCGCCGAATTGTCAAAATGCGCCACCGAGATCTTCAATCGCTTGCGAGTGCTCTCACCGATCCTCAGATCCTCACCGTGATTCAATAGCTGACTCTGTGTCATGATCAAAGCCAAAAAACCAACTTTCTTGTTTTAATATCAAAGAATGATAAGAAGAATATGAGACTACAGAGAGTTCCTCCTACGATCCTCTTATACTGATTCCAATTGTCCATAACCACCGTGAGAAGATATTCCCCCATAAACCCGTATCGCCACAGATTGATTCTTTCCGATCTCAAATCCCAATAAAATCGTATAAACCGTATCCCGAAAAGCCCAAATCGAAAATATTGAAGAACAATTTCCATCAGATTGaaggaaataattaaaatagCATGATCCCCGAGACAACCTGTATAGATCCGCGATTCGATCTGAGAGTTAATCTGAATCCACCACCATTGACACTCAATCCAGAGTTTCCTTAAACTCCCGTAAATTCCTTTGTCGATGCCAAAATCCCTCCCCAAATTAACCAAAAGATAATCTTGATTCCCCGAATCAGTAACATGATCTCGCCAGATCGTAGCAAAACAACCTTCAACCCGAATCCCCGGATCCCATCTTCGTGAAGGCATTGGTGCCCTAAATCGCCGTCTTCATCGCCAgagagtttttttaatattcaaaaaaattattttacttaataTGGAGCTTTCTGTTTTTTAAATTCGGTCgtgttttttaaatatttcgtGTTACCGAGTTTGAAAATTtcctttgaatgtgtggatcatttattttatttatatatgccAATAGCCGTAAATGGTCCTGAGATTTAAACTCGCAGGGTTGTGTGTGTTTGAGGAGTGATGGCATGTTCCTCAAAACTGAGTAGCAGGATATGGGACAGAGTAATTGTGAGCTTGTGGTGTTACAGGTTCTATTAAAACGGAAGAGTAGTTTGTGTTGAAGAAGTGTAAGTACAGTTATCTTATACTATTTCTCTATAAAAGGGATGTTGGATTCCCAATTTTCCTTCGAGAAATAGtgaatataaatgttttaaatttcaattcATGTAGGATGTCACGTTTTATACTTCACTGTTTTGCAATGTTATGAAATTATGATATTTCTACAAAATTTTGATAGAGAAAATGATAGAGACAGAATAATTAAGAACTATAAATATGTCTTGATCATATTACCCTTTTTATAGCTTAGTTAActttattaaatttgttttgtgtaatttattttgttaataattttgTTCATGTTATAGTAGGTTTAAATTGTTGTTCACAATTTCTGTTAAGAACTTTTCTTCAGATAATATATATCTTGAAATgttttcataattattatttatattatatttattatacaatGTATTTATTTCCAATGTgtagtgttatatatatattatgtaatggctattattgaattattatgttacttaaataaatgatataaccattatttagaaaatataaataaatctattctattaaaacagcagtgTGACCAATTGATAAAAGTAGTGTCCATtggattttattaaaaaaaaaattaaacttttatataattatatataatctatttaATATAAACCACGATCTTCTATCTAACTACAAGCAGTTACGTTTCTCTTAATTAAAAACAGTTGGGTTTATGTATTTGCCTTTTTTCGTGTATCAAAGAATCGTGATTGATTTCTCCTCACCTCATCCTATTAAACCCATATTATGAAAAACGGCCTCAATTTCagagtgtttcaaaaaaaaaaaagtctcaaTTTCAGATATCTCCATAACCTGCGTGCAAAactgttttttctttataacaaaTATCGAGTTGAACCACAATTTCACTTTTTCTATTCATTGCCCTCATAGatatttattctattaaaatagcagTGTAGCCCATTGATAAAAATATAGTCCAACTATTATTTCAACCCGAATGTAACGATCACGTATACACACGTATAAAAAGCATGAcagttacataatttttttacagGAAACAGACGAGGTTATCAATTTCCATGTAACCGGCAGGACCCTCTACTTTCTACTACTTTTCATTTATTGATGTATCTAGATTATTTAACCCACAAATTATTTTCTCAGAACcagaaatacaaatatattatttttttcaaatattatttttatcttttagctCAAATACGGGCCATGGACATTgttactatttatttaaaatagataaCATGTCTACGTATGTATAACAACATTTCAAATCTATAAATTTGCTGGTAGCGTTCAAATCCGCCTAAAGCACACTACACTACTCAAATTACcaactttataatattttcatataggTGATCACTAGATTTATATAGGGTTTTCCGGGTCAACTATTATTGGAtcacaaatgaattttttttggtttaaaccGGATTTTAtggagttttaaaaaataaattttataatttaatctaAAATCTGAGCTAAATTATATGCAAATCATTCACCATTTTTATCGTGGATTATGATCAAATATTGCgaaaagatattaaaattatattaaaaattaaatttagcaAAATTTAGatcaatacaataaataaatatttttgagtaTATAGGTCGTATTTAATTGGATCCGGGACCTAGACTTACGGATAGATGCCATATAGGTTTTCGAGTACGGATATTATTAATTACGTTAATAATTCAAAATgctaaaaatgcaaaaatatcCTGATTTTATTAAAACCTAATTACATATTTCATCATCAAAATTATATCTATTAAAATGTTAAACATATTATAATCAGCACAATTATAATTCTttctttgtaatatttaaatgtaaataataatcaaaaacaaatgtatatatatcaaataaatttgatttgtttagGAAATAGATCTACACTTTAAAAGTGCATATCAAAATCTAGaatacacaaatatgattacaaagaaacGGGCATACAAGCACATATGATTACAAAGATCCGTCGTATGTCGgatcaaattttaaattgctattattttataaaatagattttggttaacatttatacataaatatgatctaaaaacacaaatatgatcacaaagaaaaacaaaaatttgaaaattaaatttctaaaaaatatatacccgCCGTTTTAagggcgggtcagaatctagtaatCCATTAATTTAGTGGATTTGTTATTGATTGAAATGTTTTATAGTATCTAACCtacaaaaataatttctatttattttcactgttctttaaaattatttgaattttcagttatttaatttatgtaaataatttgaacgaattgttttttaaaattattaaaaagataagatctaatattttatattatttggaCAAACGATTAATTATAACGTTGTTTGAAAATATGGATtgtaatataaagaaaatagtaTTAGTGATTTAAAGTAGGTTTAATTATGAAGTaaaaactaggataagacctgtgCTCTGCACAAGATGTGTTTATATCTATACAactatgtttttatataatcatatatacgTTGGACGGGGACCATTTGTAATTGTATTTTTGGACGAAAAACTTTTGAATTTATCATGGGCCAGATCGATATGGACTTAAAGATTTTACATGAATTTCACAATTTTACATaagatagaaaataaaaatattaaaaagataacTACAAATTTGGCAATTCTTTAAAGCCACGTTTTAAAAACTGGATCGGACATTGACTCAACATTATAGTTGGATTAATGGTCGTACCGATCCAACCGGTTCGTTcgggttttaaattttaatccaattttaaattaagtaattatatataaatatataactataaaaaattatataaactttataCATTGTTAGAATCTAAAGTTgatctgaaaaaaaatgaaaacttcaaaaataatataaaatataatgaaaactattttatttatatatatattagaaaacaatatgaaatttttatgaaaaattttcagaacttgtaatttttttattcttgtaaactgaatttaagaaaatatgttttaatatcGAATCAGATCAATGGGTTTTAGCAAGTTTTACTGGGTTTTGATCGGGTTTACCTGTTTAGTTTAAATCTGTTTTCAGCATTAAAATGATCTTCATACTTAAAATgttgattttagttaatttaatatttttgttttatttttaatttttatcaaatgaaACAaagcataattttattttttcgtttACAAGTACATGcactaatatttttgttatttaataatattttggattccaaatctatattatttttattttccttaaattattattattattatttatttaatatgtttactaattattttaaatagtaaaaaagaaagaaaaatggtATGTTTAAAAACTGAAATATCATCATGTTTTATTAAAGCCGATATCTaattatcccctatatattaaaaaagaagcattacaacattagAAGCATGACACGTGTCATCATGAAAATGATTTTCGGGAATCCTTAGAAAAGTAagttggttcatctaaatataAACACatcataaaatcatttattagtattaaatattatttttcattttttccttaaataaaagctacggaattacctaatgttattaagatatatatatatatatatatatatatatatatatatatatatatgtatgcaaTTAATGATTTCCATAACAGAGATTTGCTAACAATCTGTATCCACtcaatcatttttgtttaaatttttgttattaaaataaattacataattgcattaaccatataacaaaaaattagattttttcgtatatgttctattttgaatttttaaaaacgagtataaattactaaactgttaaaagtttcaaacaaatttttgttatcaatggtttaaattttctgttataataagatataaatagttataaacCACATGAGTAAGGAGTCTTGTTTAATAAGTgtttatactaatatatatatatatatatatatatcattagattaaactacatatcatataaaatacaaactatatattgatatttacaTTTAGGCATGGGAATTTCGggtttcgattcggttcggttaggGTATTTTGGGTATCGGGTAGTTTGGGTAGGGGATTAGAGGATTCAGTTATTACTTGACATATTTTCGGTTCAATTTGGTTCGAATAGTTgtgatttcggttcggttcggatagtaaaattaGGAACCGGAAAATACCCGAAAAattcggttctcatttggttttggttctggTTGGGGTAGTTCGTATAGTTCGGGTAAAATATTGGTTATTTAGGgttcaatattaaaaaaaattaggatgatttagataaaaaaatttagatatttcagattactttggatatttcagGTAATACTCTCCAGATAGTTTTGGATTTTGGATATTTTCGGGtagtttagatattttataataatttagttatttttaaatattttttggtatttatagtagatttttaaattataaatatatatttagctatgttatatgcatatataattaatagtgtTATATATTAGGGTACCGGTTTGGTTCTTGGTTCGCTTTCGGCTTGGTtcggatatataaatataggaaccgttcagATATTTGAGGGTCTCTGTCTGGTTCCAGTTTCAGGTATTTCGGCTCGGTTCTGGTTTGGTTCTTCGGTTCCAGTTTTTTTTTGCCCAAGCCTATTTGCATTGAATAAATATTGAGAacttaactaaaattttaatttttaaatttgcattcaattaaaaatgattataaattacaGAAACAATTAGACAtctcaaattaaattttttattaatggttaaaatttttgttataagataacaataatcataaaaacatatgattaaaaatttcatttaataaacaTCTTtactaaaactatattttatatctatgtttataatttaaatttaattatataatatagaattgataaaattgtttttgttatttatttaccataaaatGATCGTTAATAAACAAGAGTgattgtttgatttatatgcacaaaccaatttatttatatacctAATATTACCgatatcttaatattttaatatatatttattattgtattatttttcaatatgtagaaaacataaaataaataatagtatataaatataatttatatataaaatatttatcccgtgcaaggcgcggatcttaacctagtttatATAGTATTTGGCTGTTAGGTTAACGTCATTGATAATTACCATAAGCTAATAAACTAATACGAAaactaatttttctatttttccttAACTCTcccaaaatatattatctacTCTTGGCTTGATTCCAAAGTTTTTGCatcttaaatataaatttttttatatttacctCATACCGAATTGTGTATCAAGTtaattatatttgatatttaagCATAAGAGTATtaagttaatatcatttaattgTTTGATCTAATAaagaaaacatcatttatacataattaaattacaCTTCTGTGCAGTGTGTATACTGCTTTGCGAAGATTAATATGTTATACCGACCAAAACTTTCTTTGAATGTTGTTTGGTTCAATTAAAAGATAACTTCCACATAAAACCAACATCAACAATACAAAACTGGACATCTTCTTCTGTTTTCCAACACTAAATATACAGAACATTAATcccatatatgattatatagGATTATGAAAGACTTAAAAACTCACAGATTATATCACCATTTATATATGATTATGTAGGATTATCAAATACTTCATACTAGGATGAGACCACGCTTTGCGTGGGGGTGAGATATgcataaaaatcatatattaaagtAGGGTTGTTTAATCCGAATTTTGGTCTTGTCTCgactcaattttttttgatattttagtttataaaaattagataccatactaaaatcatatatgttttagtTTGGTTCAGTTTATATA
The sequence above is drawn from the Brassica napus cultivar Da-Ae chromosome A8, Da-Ae, whole genome shotgun sequence genome and encodes:
- the LOC125576999 gene encoding uncharacterized protein LOC125576999 — encoded protein: MNPDEQEMNALFTNLLKIWKLEERVTGTDLGFGKFQFDFRTEEELDVVLKHQPYHFDYWMLSLAKWQPRQSRSFPSEIMFWIKVIGIPLEFRTVPTFESIGGALGRVVAVDAVHNRVQVVVDAFKELCFETTVDFKGGEFYDGEEAAVSLRYEKLFGYCKLCGSLCHKDELCPLDVKNSKISPERKRETREGTGVWPDGKHYDDRARSYKGVVINGNMGPQNKERDNREYYGKGKGKMHEEPDSKWVKVAERGSRRPPNHHGNYRGDSESSRYKNARRGDGRRGVTGGESGVYEVQTKLSSAQAREAQSQRFFPQEIREEGEIKSTDTGDVNLASAGFQLELAKPRRRQQRGLWRLLTWKRVYLRCKEWWRSRMS